Within Actinomycetota bacterium, the genomic segment GTCCGGCGACGTCGCCGACCACGAGAAGCGTCGTTGCCATCGGCTATGCCTTGCCCACGAGCTCTTGCAGCGGTGCGACCAATCGATCAACGACGGCGTACTGCGACACCCACTGCTTACGGCGATCTCCCCGCATGGCGCTCGGGTGTTCGAACGTCACCTTCGGCATCGGTCCCGCTGGCCGGCGCGCCAGCAATGCCATCGCGCGCTCGGGCTGTCCGCCGGCGTGCAAGAGGTAGGCGGCGCGCTGCCACGCCGACGCCGTCTGCGCGACGAGCAGTCGCGCGAGCTTGTCGTCGTCGCAATCGTCGACCACCTGCTCCAAGTGGGCGACCAGGTCGGCCCACGGCATGAACGACGCCGGTCGCGCGCTGAGCTGAATGACGAGCGCCTCGGGACCGAAGGCCGGCAGTCCACCCGACCAGTTGACGAGGTCGAGTCGGCGACGAGCGAGGAACGCCGTGCTCGGACGCACGTCCGCCAGCGGCGCCAGGCCCCACTTGATCGACACCACCGACACGTGAGGCCGTAGGCCGTCGGGAAGGCGGACGTTCGCCTGCTTCCACACCGAGATCCGCCCCTCGCTCCTTCGGCCGAGGTAGCCGAGGTGCCATGCTGCCGCCTCCCCGGCAAGCAGGAACTCGGCCTGTTCGTCGCGCGCCTGCCACGCCCGCAGCGGCAGGTACGGGTCCGCCACCGACGCCTGGCCCGGAGGCACGAACGTCCAGGTGCCCTTCACGGGCAAGGCGACCAGCCAGCCCAGCCGGCGGAGCTCGGCGATGGTTGCCGCCGCGTCTCGGTCGAGGCGGAGGTCGGCGGACCGCTGCGCGATGTCCTCGTTCGTCACCACTGCCGGCCGGTCGCGAGCCAGCTGCCCGACGAGCGCGCTTGCCCAGCCAGGGATCCGCCGATCGACCCGCGCAGAGCTGGCGGTTGAGTTCACTGCGGAAATCGTACCAGAACCGTCGTTTATCCGCATCAGAGCTAACCGCCCCCGCGGGTGACAGGCCAGTCGACTACCGCTACTATTCGGTCTACAGCAGTTTTCACAACTCACTGAATGGTGCCGCAAAGTGAAACTAGCCGTCGAACTGGATGAGGACGTCGCCGTGCCCGTTCGACGCGCCCTCGAGAGCATCCGAGACATCAAGGTCGTCGACGGCGTCGAACACCGGATCACGGTGGATGGCACCGAGCGACCGATCGTGATCTTGCCCCGTCCCCGTCGTGGCCCGGCGGGCGATTTGGAGGTCGACGTCGCCGACCTCGTGCGTCGTGTCCCTCCCGATGCGGTTGGGCTCGTGGTGGCAGGCACGATTCCCGCCGCGGAGCGCGAGGCCCTCGAGCGCGCTGGGTTGTCGTGGTGCGACGGCCGAGGCGCGATGCATCTGGCGTGGCCCGGGACCTACGTGCACATCGACCGGGGCAGCCGTCGACCGGAGCAACCCAAGCCCAAGGGAACCCAGGGCATCGGGCCGGCGAGCATCAGGGCGGTGCAGGTCCTCCTCGGCAGCGACCAGGAGGCCTGGACGGTGAGCCAGCTCGCCCAAGCTGCGGCAGTCTCCGTGGGTCAAGCACACACGGTGTTCCGAGTGCTCGAACGGAACAACCTGCTGCGCCGTGAGGGAAAGGGCCCGAGTCAGCGGAGCACCGTCCCTGATCGCCGAGCGGCCCTCGACTGGCTGCGAACCGTTGATCGCGCTCGGCGTCGGCCCGCGGCTGCCGCCACGTATGTCTATGGAAGGACGCCGGATGACGAGATGCGCAACTTCGCCGCGCTCGCCGACAAGGCCGGCCTGCCATATGCCGTGACGGGCGCCGCCGCGAGCAACCTCATGGGCATCCCCGTCCTCACGCGCGTACCCGTCGCGCACGTGCGCGTGGGTGTGCTCGACGCGCCCGATGCACTGCATCGTCTCGGGCTGGAGCACCTCGACGCCCAGGGTCCTGCCAGCGGCATGAACCTGGAGCTGTGGACCGATGTCGGCGAGCTCGGCACCTTCGGCGCGCAGGAGCGGGACGGCGTGAAGGTTGCGCCGCCGGTCCGCGTCTGGCTCGACATCGCGCGCGAGGGCGGCCGCGGCGAGGATGCCGCGCAGCTGTTCAGGGAGGCGATCCTTGAGCGAGCCTGACGGTCAGCACATCAGCGGCTACGACGCGCACGTCGCGGAGCAGCTCGTGGCGGAGGCCGCCGACCTCGTGCGATCGCTCGGGTTCGCCTCCGCTCATGTGGTCCTCATCGGAGGAATCGTCCCGGGATTGCTCGTGCCGGTGCTCGACCCGGGGATCGAGCCGCACGTAGGAACCGCGGACATCGACCTCTGCCTGAGTGTTGCTCTCGTCGAAGGGGCGACGGACACCTACGAGCGGATCGAGACGGTGCTGAAGCGGCTCGGGTTCGCGGAGACGGACGCGTCGTTCCGGTGGCGGCGTAGCGATGGGCTTCCGCTGACGATCGAGTTCTTCTGTCCCGCCGACGACACCCGACCGGCCGGGCGCGCGTTCCGGCCGTCCGCGAGCGACAACCCGACTGGCAAGCACAACCTCGGCGGTCGGCTCTCCGCGCTCGCGCTGGGCGCAGGCGACCTCCTGACCACTGACGTTGAGGTCGTTCGGCGCGAGGTGAACCTCCCCGGCAATAAGGGAACCCTCGTCGCCGAGCTCCGCGTGACCGGGCCCGTGGCGTTCCTCGTCGCCAAGTCACAGGCACTGGTCGGCGCGACTGCGCGGGACAAGCCGAAGGACGCCTACGACATCGTCTGGCTGATCGAGAGCTGGCCCGGAGGAGCGCGCGCTGCGGCCGCCGACTTCGCTCGATGTCCGGCGTTCGATCGACCCGAGGTTCGCACCGCGCTGCAGGCGATCGGAGATGCCTTCGCCGGCCCCGATCGCATCGGATCACGCTCGTACGCCCGGTTCGTCGCTGCCGCGCCTGAGGACGAAGCCCAGCTCGAGCGACGCTCGGTAGGCGCAGTGCGCGAGTTCCTCGACGCGCTCTCTGGGTCGTGAATCTTCGCAGCTACTGGTCCGTTTCGACGGCCCGCAGGTGTCGACGCGGTGCGGGGTCGTGCCCGGTTCGCTGGCGACACAGCCGGGTGAGGTGGTCGACGTGCCAGCCGCCGCCGACGATGGCCGCACCGTATACCTCGGCGGCGAGGTCGGGCTTGCCAGCGCCGACGGCTGCCTCGCCTAACGCGTCGACTGGCATCCACCACTCCGCTCGCAACCTCTCGGCCGCTACCGCGAACCGGTCGAACGAACGGGTGGCCACCGCCAGCCATGCGATGAGCTGGAGCGCCTCGTCGGCCTCGTAGTCGAGGCGGTGCGACCGGTGCTCGGCTGCGAGTTCGAGGAGGAGACGCTCGACTCTCTCGACGTCCGCCTCGCGGGCTCCGAGGAATGGTGCGGCGTCGCGGCGGTGGCGGATGCCGTAGTCCTCCCAGATGCACCACTCGCAGAGGTCGGCCCAGTAGACGGCCGGCTCGATGCCCGTGTCCCGCCAGGGCAGCGAGGCGTAGGTCTCGAGAGCGTCTCCGAGGAAGGTGCCGACGGCGCCGTCGGAGTCGCGCAGCCCACCAAGGAATGCTTCGAGCCCGGCGGTCAGGACTGCCCGCCAGAGGGCCAGCTGCCGGGGCGGGGTCGCCGGCACCGTCCTCGTGCTCCTCGGCGGTGATGGCCTCCAGCGCGGTGGCCAGCCGGAAGCTCCGGCGCTCGCCGTCTACCAGGTCGGCGAAGTGGGCGTAGTCCTCCTCGGGCGATACCGGGAACAATGGCCAGTGGCCGCGCAGGGCGCGCTCGCGCAGCCGTCGGCGCGGCGTGTCCTCCATCGCGGGGGTGAGGTCGCGGCCGGCGAGCTCCTGGTCGAGCACCTTGCGCCGCGCCTTCGTCCGCAAGGCCTTGTCGTCGAGGTGGTCGGCGGCGAGATCGGCCGCGGTTAGGCCGGCCGCCTCCAGCCGGCCGAGAAGGTCGAGCAGATGGCTGCGCTTGCGCTCCCACACCCGACTCGTTACCGACCGCTGGCGGTCCCGGGCGATGATCGCCTCCTCCAGCGCGTCCCAATCGCCGTCGGCCTCGGTGACGCACAGCAGGCAGAACCACAGGTCCCAGTGCGACCAGCTCTCGCGGGCGTGCTCAGCCCACGGCTCGGGCCCGAAGGTCGGCG encodes:
- a CDS encoding type IV toxin-antitoxin system AbiEi family antitoxin, producing the protein MNSTASSARVDRRIPGWASALVGQLARDRPAVVTNEDIAQRSADLRLDRDAAATIAELRRLGWLVALPVKGTWTFVPPGQASVADPYLPLRAWQARDEQAEFLLAGEAAAWHLGYLGRRSEGRISVWKQANVRLPDGLRPHVSVVSIKWGLAPLADVRPSTAFLARRRLDLVNWSGGLPAFGPEALVIQLSARPASFMPWADLVAHLEQVVDDCDDDKLARLLVAQTASAWQRAAYLLHAGGQPERAMALLARRPAGPMPKVTFEHPSAMRGDRRKQWVSQYAVVDRLVAPLQELVGKA